GGTTTGGAGGAGGCCCAGGAGCAGATTCACAAGATCAGGATCACTCTTTCCTCCAAGAATGTCAAAAACCTTGAGAAAGGTCTCTTCTTGAAATCCTATTTTACAATCTGACGGTTATTGATGAGACCCATGTCGTTTCTTTTAGTTGTATCCTtttgttctgatttttttttgcttgtgttACTGATAGTTTGCACTGACTTGGTTCGTGGTGCCAAGGATAAGAGACTGAGGGTCAAGGGACCGGTGAGAATCCCTACCAAAGTTCTTAACATTACCACTAGGAAATCCCCTTGTGGTGAAGGTATTTATCTCAAACTGCTTTGACTAATCATGGTTCGATTAATATGTAGTGTGGCATTTTgttgcttttcttttatgtGCTATTTACACAGTTATGCAACCTTCACATTTTAGAAATTCACTTTTTTCCCATGACataatattcttatttattgattttggttCATGCTTTCTTCAATCATGCATCCCTCACTTTATGAGTTCCAAGTGTTTGTTATCggcatattttctttttctttttttaatgtttgaacaattattttctttcatttgataAGAATGGTTTGAGGGTAAAATAGAGAAGTGGCAGAAACATCACTGTTCTTTATAGATAAGCTCTGTTATTTGTTACCCTCCAGGATCAATGAAGTGATCAATCGCAATCTTGTGTTCTCTGTGCAGTCGTATCCAGTAGTATAACTGGTTAATGCATGGGAAAAGGGGCCTAGTGATTAAAATGTTGCCAATTTAATTTTCTAGGTGCTCTAGTCTGAGGGATGGGTTATACCATGCTGCTTAGTTTTGAAATGTTTGCACAGGAGTTTCCAATTAATATTTGCTTCAGAATGATTTTCATGGTTCATGTGATAGAAATGAATCTCCCTCACTTAAACATATGagctttttgtcttttttgacgccattaaaatttgaaatttgttacatttttttattgggtttataTGTCATTTCTTTTAGGTCATTGATCTTCCTTTTTACTACCATAATACCTGTTCAGCTAAAAGAAATTActtgtatataatttttctgATCTTCTTGCAGGAACCAATACATGGGACAGATTTGAGCTTCGTGTCCACAAGCGTGTAATTGATCTCTTCAGTTCTGCTGATGTTGTCAAGCAGATCACCTCTATCACAATTGAACCTGGTGTTGAGGTTGAAGTTACCATTGCTGATTAGAGAGATGCTGCTTACTTCTTCGGGGCTGTTGTTTTGTTTAGTTTACCAGAACACTTTGCTCCCTCAGATCTTTTTGATTGGAAGACAGTTTATCAGCCTTTGTGACTGAAAAGAATACCTGTATGGTTAATGTAGTATTTGCTTTTTCCATACCATGTTAAAGATTCGGTAATGGAGattgaattttgtttccttcttaTTTCATTGTGAAATGTGATTTCCAAGTGTTCTCAGGTATTGTCTCTTGCAAGATTccaaagttattttattttgaatttgtttcgTTTTTTGAGTGGAATAAATTTGGCAACTTGCGTTGAAAAGAACGAAATTAAACTTCGTAGGAGAAGCACGCACATGGTTTTATACTACAAGTATTGTCGCAGAGGTATCCTCTACTCAGATGTTTAATCTGTAACTTCCTGAGTTCGAATTGAGTGTTGGTACTGATAACCATGGCAATGAGGTTGTTAGATCTGAAGTGGCTAATCATGTTGTTAGGCGTCAGCCAGTCAACACTTTTGCCCTTGGGTTGTCTGCCCCATTCTTTGATTTGtcttatgaaataaaatgatgcTCTCCTTATTCAGCAGGCTGATGTAAGATCAGCTGTGCCCCAATGCTACGACATCAAACTTTGCTATGAACAATGGTATCTTGCTGATGGGTTCATGACTAATTTGTTGTCTGGGAACGGCCATGTTTATGGTTGCCAGTGGATGGTAATCCATATCATCTGATGTTGTCTAATGGTATGGCAACACAGATTCAGAGCTGTTTGGAAGTTTACAAACAtcgtttttttctctatatttttctattgttttgatataaattgatattaaaaataatttttaaaaaaataaaataaaattatttttaatttgaaaaatcattccTGTCCAATACAAGGAAGATGAAACTGCTAAAGGTATTGAAGCTGGTGGAGACCAAGAAGTTTCGGACCACTCCTCTTTCCAATCATGGTTGCTAGTTCCATTAGCAAAttgaaaactttaaaaaaccagCTAGTCATCTTAATTGAGCCATAGTACCAAGAGATGTTGATTTCTCCAAACTAGTTCCCTCGACTAGAAATCTCATTTTCCATCTCTTTCACTTGCTGAGAGTTCCGAGGAATAAACAAAACCGTTGTCAGTACCCTCTTCACTGGTGGTGGACTGCCATAACCTCTAACCTCTCTGCCTTGGACACAGACAAGAGATACACCATGCTACTGGTGGTTGACTGCAATAACCTCTTAACATCAGCCCTTAGATACAAACATGAGAAAGACATGCCCCTGGAGAATAGGTATGACTAGCATCTCCCTTTGCAAGCAAGGCCGCAACAGGAAATCACCAATGATTGTAAAATACATAAATGCTGACTAACACATTAATCCCATGTAATTCTGCTTTAAAAGTCTTGACAATACACCACCCGATGTTAGAAGGTAAGTTGCATAAAAAAGGACAGCAATCCTCCCCCCCTCCATCCAATCATCGAATATTTAGAGAACAAATTTACAAATGTAGCAAATTTCAGGGTGTGGAAGAGGAAAATGCGCATAAATATGCAACCACTGGATGTTCCACAAAGGGAAACTCAGTGATGGTCACCATCACTGTCATTTTCATGTTCCATCTCCTCTGCATCTTCAAACCGATTATCATTGATCTGGAGCTGCACATACATCATTGCATTAACACTATAAGATAATCGAGATTTACAAGAAGCCATTGAGAGTTATATGGAGCACAAACTACAACTAGAGACAATCCAAATATCCCATTTTCAACACAAGCACAGTCACCGAGAACATCCCAAAATATTAAACATTCATACTGTACACAATAACACGCAGCATACTGAAAAATAGTGTCATCAAATATTTGCCATATAAAGAGCAAatgttgaaaagaaaacaaactccTGTTGTTTTAGCATGCACTTTAAGTACCATATTATAGATATATTAAACATCAATATGGTACTTAAAGTGCATTTTAACCAGCCTACCTCAAGCACTGTACGAGCGAGGTCATGATCCCCATTTGAATGACCAATTGAACTTGATGGATTTTGAGAGAAATTCCATTCAGAATCTTCCCCTTctgtagaaaaaaataagatacaaAAAATAGGGCCAGTATGCTTgaaacaaaactatttttcagaAGGTACCATGCTTACTGCTCTAATCCCTTACCAGCAGTTTCGTCTGCCAGTTGGTTGGCACTAAAGATCCAATTGTGTTCTTCATCATCTAAATATACATCATCAAACACATATGAATCAGTATCTATGCAGTGGAGAATAATAGCAAGTACTGAAACGAAAAATCAAGATAGAAATCATCCATTTAAAACAATTGCAACAATAGAGCCAGCTCCCACCTTCGATTGGTTCAGGATTTAGCTCAGCGCAATCACATAATATCTGAAACAAAGTATCcactaaaaaccaaaaaagaaaaggaagtatTTAATCTTCAATCATCAAATCTATAACAAACGTGATGCAAGAATAAGTAAAGCAGTTACATGACAGGAATATTAAATATGATAAATCCATTAGAAAAGGAGTGCATTAATACATTGGCCAGGGTCTGAAGGAACAAGCCTCATTTCTGTGACTTTTGACAAGTCTAAAGCATCACTACTTTCTGAATCCGAGTCTTCTGACTCATTTCCATCCTCTCCAGTCTCAATCttcaaacaaaacaacaataatcaGAACCACCATGCACTAATTAGCTCGCCAGAACCAGCTACTTGAGACACCACCATAAGGAagcaaacaaaattataatgcTGAAAATGCCTGGCAGTTACATGCTTAATTCAAAGTTAAATGCAAATTTATGGCCTCATATTGTATTCTAACAATATATCTACAACCAAAATTAAGTAGCAACAGcccaagaaagaaaggaaaaaattcCCCTCTCATACTGAACCAAACATTAGCCTTTGCTACCTTCCACCATTGGATTCCCTCAAAACTAAATTACTTCTCTTCAAGTATCATAATAGTGATGAATTAAAACACCAGCAAACTTATAGCATTACACTATTTATCAAagataaagaaatattaatttaaaatattagcaTACAATATACATGATACAAAAAGATCAATACAAATCCACCACCCCATATTTACACACCAGTatacaatacacacacacacaacttgCAACAGCAcgtaacccaaaaataaaaaaactcactgTTAATTTCAGTAGCATTTAAACTCAATCCAACATAGAATTATTTCATCAGTACCAAAATTATGACCAAAATCACTCCTTAAAACATCATAGTCTAATCCAAAAGAAAGCACAAAAACCTTACTTGAGTATAGATACAAGGAGAAGAGTAAGCCTCAGGATCTCTTGAAACAGCATGAAGTGAAAGAGATAAGAAATCAACTGCGTAACCTTTTGTCCTATCCACATCACTTAACCACACAACTTTCCTGCAATAAAAAGAACACAGCACTTCCATTTTTACTACAAAAACATGATAAACtcaaaaaagaagcaaaattccCGAGCacaaaatggaaaaacaataaTGGGttggtattatttatttactttgtgGAGATGTAAACAGTGCCTTGAGATTCAGGGGACCGGTTGCCGATGACAATGGAAACTCCTGGTTGCACATACATAAGTTCCTCGCCATTTTCGTTGTCAAGAACTGGTTCTCCAGCACCGTCTCCTCTTCTCTCGGTGAATTGTCTTAGACCTGGTGccatttttctatgtttttcttgtcTGGGTTTGATAATTTAGTTGTAAAGGTTTCACCTGGTTTATCTAGGGTTTTATGAAGGTTTTGGttatattgtattattaatGGGCTTGTGATTGAACCTTTAATGGTTAAAGCCCAGGAAGAagctctatttttcttttaccatTCCGGTTTTTTTAAGACGCACTCTGAGGCAGCTGAGTCTAGGACCGGTtgggataaattatttttatttataaatatattaaattattggatGAACTTTCAAGTTaccagaaaaatata
The sequence above is drawn from the Populus alba chromosome 15, ASM523922v2, whole genome shotgun sequence genome and encodes:
- the LOC118056346 gene encoding chloride conductance regulatory protein ICln; translated protein: MAPGLRQFTERRGDGAGEPVLDNENGEELMYVQPGVSIVIGNRSPESQGTVYISTKKVVWLSDVDRTKGYAVDFLSLSLHAVSRDPEAYSSPCIYTQIETGEDGNESEDSDSESSDALDLSKVTEMRLVPSDPGQLDTLFQILCDCAELNPEPIEDDEEHNWIFSANQLADETAEGEDSEWNFSQNPSSSIGHSNGDHDLARTVLELQINDNRFEDAEEMEHENDSDGDHH
- the LOC118056345 gene encoding small ribosomal subunit protein uS10z/uS10x; amino-acid sequence: MAAAYGAMKAQKPGLEEAQEQIHKIRITLSSKNVKNLEKVCTDLVRGAKDKRLRVKGPVRIPTKVLNITTRKSPCGEGTNTWDRFELRVHKRVIDLFSSADVVKQITSITIEPGVEVEVTIAD